One window of Xanthomonas sp. 10-10 genomic DNA carries:
- the rpoC gene encoding DNA-directed RNA polymerase subunit beta' produces the protein MKDLLNLFNQQRQTLDFDAIKIALASPDLIRSWSYGEVKKPETINYRTFKPERDGLFCAAIFGPIKDYECLCGKYKRMKHRGVVCEKCGTEVTLAKVRRERMGHIDLASPVAHIWFLKSLPSRIGLMLDMTLRDIERVLYFEAYVVTEPGLTPLERRQLLTEEQYLTARQEYNDDFDAAMGAEAVYELLRTIDLQSEMTRLREEIASTGSETKLKRLTKRIKLIEAFLESGNRPEWMVMTVLPVLPPDLRPLVPLDGGRFATSDLNDLYRRVINRNNRLRRLLELNAPDIIVRNEKRMLQESVDALLDNGRRGRAITGTNKRPLKSLADMIKGKQGRFRQNLLGKRVDYSGRSVITVGPYLKLHQCGLPKKMALELFKPFVFAKLQRRGLATTIKAAKKLVEREEAEVWDILEEVIREHPVLLNRAPTLHRLGIQAFEPVLIEGKAIQLHPLVCTAFNADFDGDQMAVHVPLSLEAQLEARALMMSTNNILSPANGEPIIVPSQDVVLGLYYMSRALENKKGEGMVFANTSEVKRAYDNRVVELHAKVKVRITQVDVDAVDGKRTSGTSIVDTTVGRALLSEILPEGLPFQLANTEMTKKNISRLINSSYRLLGLKDTVVFADKLMYTGYAYATRAGVSIGIDDMLIPDEKKGILTEAEAEVLEIQEQYQSGLVTAGERYNKVVDIWSRTSERIAKAMMDTIGTEKVENAKGETIDQKSMNSLYIMADSGARGSQAQIRQLAGMRGLMARPDGSIIETPIKANFREGLNVQEYFNSTHGARKGLADTALKTANSGYLTRRLVDVAQDVVITEVDCGTTEGLIMTPIVEGGDVVEPLKERVLGRVVAEDVYLPGNDEEPIVTRNTLLDEAWVAKLEDASVQSVKVRSTISCESSFGVCARCYGRDLARGHQVNIGEAVGVIAAQSIGEPGTQLTMRTFHIGGAASRAAAVDNITVKTTGSIKFNNLKSVEHANGSLVAVSRSGELSVLDGHGRERERYKLPYGATITAKDGDAVKAGQGVANWDPHNHPIVSEVAGFIRFIDFVDGVTVIEKTDELTGLASREITDPKRRGAQAKELRPIVRIVDGKGNDLTIPNTDLPAQYLLPPRSIVNLQDGAAVGVGDVVAKIPQEASKTRDITGGLPRVADLFEARKPKDPAILAERSGIISFGKDTKGKQRLIIKDTDGSEHEELIPKYRQIIVFEGEHVTKGETVVDGEPSPQDILRLLGVEPLAAYLVKEIQDVYRLQGVKINDKHIEVITRQMLRKVEIVDQGNSKFLNGEQVERQRVIEENARLTTRNELPAKYDPVLLGITKASLATESFISAASFQETTRVLTEAAVRGTRDNLRGLKENVIVGRLIPAGTGLAYHAGRRKSSGLTDSEMETLSGKPAVAEPVAAVADAGADEE, from the coding sequence ATGAAAGACCTGCTCAACCTCTTCAATCAGCAGCGCCAGACGCTGGATTTCGACGCGATCAAGATCGCGCTGGCGTCGCCGGACCTGATCCGTTCGTGGTCCTACGGCGAAGTGAAGAAGCCCGAAACCATCAACTACCGTACCTTCAAGCCGGAGCGTGACGGCCTGTTCTGCGCCGCGATCTTCGGACCGATCAAGGACTACGAGTGCCTGTGCGGCAAGTACAAGCGCATGAAGCACCGTGGCGTGGTCTGCGAAAAGTGCGGCACCGAAGTCACCCTGGCCAAGGTGCGTCGCGAGCGCATGGGTCATATCGACCTGGCCTCGCCGGTCGCGCACATCTGGTTCCTCAAGTCGCTGCCTTCGCGCATCGGCCTGATGCTGGACATGACCCTGCGCGACATCGAGCGCGTGCTGTACTTCGAAGCCTACGTGGTCACCGAGCCGGGCCTGACCCCGCTCGAGCGCCGCCAGCTGCTGACCGAAGAGCAGTACCTGACCGCACGCCAGGAGTACAACGACGACTTCGACGCCGCCATGGGCGCCGAAGCCGTGTACGAGCTGCTGCGCACGATCGACCTGCAGTCGGAAATGACCCGCCTGCGCGAGGAAATCGCCAGCACCGGTTCGGAAACCAAGCTCAAGCGCCTCACCAAGCGCATCAAGCTGATCGAAGCCTTCCTGGAATCGGGCAACCGTCCGGAGTGGATGGTCATGACCGTGCTTCCCGTGCTGCCGCCGGACCTGCGTCCGCTGGTGCCGCTGGATGGTGGCCGTTTCGCGACCTCGGATCTGAACGATCTGTACCGCCGCGTGATCAACCGCAACAACCGCCTGCGTCGCCTGCTCGAGCTCAATGCGCCGGACATCATCGTGCGCAACGAAAAGCGCATGCTGCAGGAATCGGTCGATGCGCTGCTGGACAACGGCCGTCGCGGCCGTGCCATCACCGGCACCAACAAGCGTCCGCTGAAGTCGCTGGCCGACATGATCAAGGGCAAGCAGGGCCGGTTCCGTCAGAACCTGCTCGGCAAGCGCGTGGACTACTCCGGTCGTTCGGTCATCACCGTCGGTCCGTACCTCAAGCTGCACCAGTGCGGCCTGCCGAAGAAGATGGCGCTGGAGCTGTTCAAGCCGTTCGTGTTCGCCAAGCTGCAGCGTCGTGGCCTGGCCACCACCATCAAGGCCGCCAAGAAGCTGGTCGAGCGCGAAGAAGCCGAAGTCTGGGACATCCTCGAAGAAGTGATCCGCGAGCATCCGGTGCTGCTGAACCGTGCGCCGACCCTGCACCGTCTGGGCATCCAGGCGTTCGAACCGGTGTTGATCGAAGGCAAGGCCATCCAGCTGCATCCGCTGGTGTGTACCGCGTTCAACGCCGACTTCGACGGTGACCAGATGGCCGTCCACGTGCCGCTCTCGCTGGAAGCCCAGCTGGAAGCGCGTGCGCTGATGATGTCCACCAACAACATCCTGTCGCCGGCCAACGGCGAGCCGATCATCGTGCCGTCGCAGGACGTGGTGTTGGGCCTGTACTACATGAGCCGCGCCCTGGAGAACAAGAAGGGCGAGGGCATGGTGTTTGCCAACACCAGCGAAGTGAAGCGCGCCTACGACAACCGCGTGGTGGAACTGCACGCCAAGGTCAAGGTCCGCATCACCCAGGTGGACGTTGACGCCGTCGATGGCAAGCGCACCAGCGGCACCTCGATCGTGGACACCACGGTCGGTCGTGCGCTGTTGAGCGAAATCCTGCCCGAAGGCCTGCCGTTCCAGCTGGCCAACACCGAGATGACCAAGAAGAACATCTCGCGTCTGATCAACTCCAGCTACCGTCTGCTGGGTTTGAAGGACACCGTCGTGTTCGCCGACAAGCTGATGTACACCGGCTACGCCTACGCCACCCGCGCAGGCGTGTCGATCGGCATCGACGACATGCTGATCCCTGACGAGAAGAAGGGCATCCTCACCGAGGCCGAAGCCGAAGTGCTGGAAATCCAGGAGCAGTACCAGTCGGGCCTGGTCACCGCCGGCGAGCGCTACAACAAGGTCGTGGACATCTGGTCGCGTACCAGCGAGCGCATCGCCAAGGCGATGATGGACACCATCGGTACCGAGAAGGTCGAAAATGCCAAGGGCGAAACCATCGACCAGAAGTCGATGAACTCGCTGTACATCATGGCCGACTCCGGTGCGCGTGGTAGCCAGGCGCAGATCCGTCAGCTGGCCGGTATGCGCGGCCTGATGGCGCGTCCGGACGGCTCGATCATCGAGACGCCCATCAAGGCCAACTTCCGTGAAGGCCTGAACGTGCAGGAGTACTTCAACTCCACCCACGGTGCCCGTAAGGGTCTGGCCGATACCGCGCTCAAGACCGCGAACTCGGGTTATCTGACCCGTCGTCTGGTCGACGTCGCGCAGGACGTGGTGATCACCGAAGTCGATTGCGGCACCACCGAGGGGTTGATCATGACCCCGATCGTGGAAGGCGGCGACGTGGTGGAGCCGTTGAAGGAGCGCGTGCTGGGTCGTGTCGTGGCCGAGGATGTGTACCTGCCGGGCAACGACGAAGAACCCATCGTCACCCGCAACACGCTGCTCGACGAAGCCTGGGTTGCCAAGCTGGAAGACGCCAGCGTGCAGTCGGTGAAGGTGCGCTCGACCATCAGCTGCGAGTCCTCGTTCGGCGTGTGCGCACGTTGCTACGGTCGCGATCTCGCACGCGGTCACCAGGTCAACATCGGTGAAGCGGTCGGCGTCATCGCCGCCCAGTCGATCGGCGAGCCGGGTACCCAGCTGACCATGCGTACGTTCCACATCGGTGGTGCGGCATCGCGTGCGGCGGCAGTGGACAACATCACCGTCAAGACCACCGGTTCGATCAAGTTCAACAACCTGAAGTCGGTCGAGCATGCCAATGGCTCGCTGGTTGCGGTCTCGCGTTCGGGCGAACTGTCCGTGCTCGACGGCCACGGTCGCGAACGCGAGCGTTACAAGCTGCCGTACGGCGCCACCATCACCGCAAAGGACGGCGATGCGGTCAAGGCCGGGCAGGGCGTGGCCAACTGGGATCCGCATAACCACCCGATCGTATCGGAAGTGGCCGGTTTCATCCGCTTCATCGACTTCGTCGACGGCGTCACCGTCATCGAGAAGACCGACGAGCTGACCGGCCTGGCGTCGCGCGAAATCACCGACCCGAAGCGTCGTGGTGCACAGGCCAAGGAACTGCGCCCGATCGTGCGCATCGTCGATGGCAAGGGCAACGACCTGACCATCCCGAACACCGATCTGCCGGCGCAGTACCTGCTGCCGCCGCGCTCCATCGTCAACCTGCAGGACGGCGCTGCCGTCGGCGTGGGCGACGTGGTTGCGAAGATTCCGCAGGAAGCGTCCAAGACCCGCGACATCACCGGTGGTCTGCCGCGCGTTGCCGACCTGTTCGAAGCACGCAAGCCGAAGGATCCGGCGATCCTGGCCGAGCGCTCGGGTATCATCAGTTTCGGTAAGGACACCAAGGGTAAGCAGCGCCTGATCATCAAGGACACCGATGGTTCGGAACACGAAGAGCTGATCCCGAAGTACCGCCAGATCATCGTGTTCGAAGGCGAGCACGTGACCAAGGGCGAAACCGTGGTGGACGGCGAGCCGAGCCCGCAGGACATCCTGCGTCTGCTGGGTGTCGAGCCGCTGGCCGCGTATCTGGTCAAGGAAATCCAGGACGTGTATCGCCTGCAGGGCGTGAAGATCAACGACAAGCACATCGAAGTGATCACGCGTCAGATGTTGCGCAAGGTCGAGATCGTCGACCAGGGCAACAGCAAGTTCCTCAACGGCGAGCAGGTCGAGCGCCAGCGCGTCATCGAGGAAAATGCACGTCTGACCACGCGCAACGAACTGCCGGCCAAGTACGACCCGGTGTTGCTGGGTATCACCAAGGCCTCGCTGGCCACCGAGTCGTTCATCTCGGCGGCGTCGTTCCAGGAGACCACCCGCGTGTTGACCGAGGCTGCCGTGCGCGGTACCCGCGACAACCTGCGCGGTCTGAAGGAAAACGTGATCGTGGGACGTCTGATCCCGGCCGGTACCGGTCTGGCGTATCACGCCGGCCGTCGCAAGTCTTCGGGTCTGACCGACTCGGAAATGGAAACGCTGTCGGGCAAGCCCGCAGTGGCCGAACCGGTCGCAGCCGTGGCCGACGCTGGCGCGGACGAGGAGTAA
- the rpsL gene encoding 30S ribosomal protein S12 codes for MATINQLVRKPRQATTYKSASPALDKCPQRRGVCTRVYTTTPKKPNSALRKVAKVRLTNQEEVISYIGGEGHNLQEHSVVLIRGGRVKDLPGVRYHTVRGSLDAAGVAKRRQGRSKYGAKRPKS; via the coding sequence ATGGCAACGATCAATCAGCTGGTCCGCAAGCCCCGGCAAGCGACCACCTACAAGAGTGCCTCTCCGGCACTGGACAAGTGTCCGCAGCGCCGTGGCGTCTGCACACGCGTCTATACCACTACCCCGAAGAAGCCGAACTCGGCCCTGCGTAAGGTCGCCAAAGTGCGCCTGACGAACCAGGAAGAGGTCATCAGCTACATCGGTGGTGAAGGCCACAACCTGCAGGAGCACTCCGTGGTCCTGATTCGTGGTGGTCGCGTCAAGGATCTTCCCGGTGTGCGTTATCACACCGTCCGTGGTTCGCTGGACGCCGCCGGCGTCGCAAAGCGCCGTCAAGGTCGTTCCAAGTACGGCGCCAAGCGCCCGAAGAGCTAA
- the rpsG gene encoding 30S ribosomal protein S7: MSRKGSTPQRTVLPDPKHGSETIARFINMVMQSGKKSVAEKIVYGAMDVIGEKNPNAVELVQKALDNVAPAVEVKSRRVGGATYQVPVEVRSSRRMALAMRWLIDSARKRGENTMPRKLAAELLDASESRGGAIKKREETHRMAEANKAFAHYRW; the protein is encoded by the coding sequence ATGTCCCGTAAAGGTTCTACTCCGCAGCGCACCGTCCTGCCTGATCCCAAGCATGGCAGCGAAACCATTGCCCGCTTCATCAATATGGTGATGCAAAGTGGCAAGAAGTCGGTTGCTGAGAAAATTGTCTATGGCGCGATGGACGTCATTGGCGAAAAGAATCCGAATGCCGTCGAGCTGGTGCAGAAAGCACTGGACAACGTGGCCCCGGCTGTCGAAGTCAAATCGCGTCGCGTCGGTGGTGCTACCTATCAGGTGCCCGTCGAAGTGCGCTCCTCCCGTCGCATGGCGCTGGCAATGCGCTGGTTGATCGATTCCGCGCGCAAGCGTGGCGAGAACACCATGCCGCGCAAGCTGGCTGCAGAACTGTTGGACGCCTCGGAAAGCCGTGGCGGCGCGATCAAGAAGCGCGAAGAGACCCACCGCATGGCGGAAGCGAACAAGGCGTTCGCACACTACCGCTGGTGA
- the fusA gene encoding elongation factor G, giving the protein MARTTPIERYRNFGIMAHIDAGKTTTSERILFYTGVSHKIGEVHDGAAVMDWMEQEQERGITITSAATTAFWSGMDKSMPQHRFNIIDTPGHVDFTIEVERSLRVLDGAVFVLCAVGGVQPQSETVWRQANKYSVPRMAFVNKMDRTGANFDKVVEQLKARLGAYAVPMQVPIGAEDGFEGVVDLLKMKAIHWDTASQGTTFEYRDIPADLVETATEARSFMVEAAAEASEDLMDKYLTEGDLTEEEILQGLRERTLKVEIVPVFCGSAFKNKGVQAMLDGVVHLLPSPADRPPVQGIDEDEKDDTRPATDTAPFSALAFKIMTDPFVGSLTFFRVYSGTLNSGDQVYNPVKSKKERVGRILQMHSNNREEIKEVRAGDIAAAVGLKDVTTGDTLCAQDKIITLERMVFPEPVISMAVEPKTKSDQEKMGMALGRLAQEDPSFRVKTDEESGQTIISGMGELHLDIIVDRMRREFNVEANVGKPQVAYRETIRKSDVKSDYKHAKQSGGKGQYGHVVIELSPMSEEDRKSDNVKDDFLFINDITGGIIPKEFIPSVEKGLRETITSGPIAGFPVVGVKVKLVFGSYHDVDSSEMAFKLAASMAFKQGFAKASPVLLEPIMKVEIVSPEDYLGDVMGDVSRRRGVLQGQDDSPSGKIINAMIPLGEMFGYATSLRSMSQGRATFSMEFDHYEEAPANIADAVTKKG; this is encoded by the coding sequence GTGGCCCGCACCACCCCTATCGAGCGTTACCGCAACTTCGGCATCATGGCCCACATCGATGCCGGCAAGACCACCACTTCCGAGCGCATCCTGTTCTACACCGGTGTCAGTCACAAGATCGGCGAAGTCCACGACGGCGCTGCAGTGATGGACTGGATGGAGCAGGAGCAGGAGCGTGGTATCACCATCACCTCCGCTGCGACCACTGCGTTCTGGTCGGGTATGGACAAGTCCATGCCGCAGCACCGCTTCAACATCATCGACACCCCCGGGCACGTCGACTTCACCATCGAAGTGGAGCGCTCCTTGCGCGTGCTCGATGGTGCGGTGTTCGTGCTGTGTGCCGTCGGTGGCGTGCAGCCGCAGTCCGAGACCGTGTGGCGCCAGGCCAACAAGTATTCCGTGCCGCGCATGGCCTTCGTCAACAAGATGGACCGTACCGGTGCCAACTTCGACAAGGTCGTTGAGCAGCTGAAGGCCCGTCTGGGTGCCTACGCCGTGCCGATGCAGGTGCCGATCGGCGCCGAAGACGGCTTCGAGGGCGTGGTCGACCTGCTCAAGATGAAGGCGATCCATTGGGATACCGCCTCGCAGGGCACCACCTTCGAATATCGCGATATCCCGGCCGATCTGGTCGAGACCGCGACCGAGGCGCGTTCGTTCATGGTCGAGGCGGCTGCAGAAGCCAGCGAAGACCTGATGGACAAGTACCTCACCGAAGGCGACCTGACCGAAGAAGAGATCCTGCAGGGTCTGCGCGAGCGCACCCTGAAGGTCGAGATCGTGCCGGTGTTCTGTGGTTCGGCGTTCAAGAACAAGGGCGTGCAGGCCATGCTCGACGGTGTCGTGCACCTGCTGCCGTCGCCTGCCGATCGTCCGCCGGTCCAGGGCATCGATGAAGACGAGAAGGACGACACCCGTCCTGCCACCGACACTGCGCCGTTCTCGGCGCTGGCGTTCAAGATCATGACCGACCCGTTCGTGGGTTCGCTGACGTTCTTCCGCGTCTACTCGGGCACCCTGAATTCGGGCGACCAGGTCTATAACCCGGTCAAGTCGAAGAAAGAGCGCGTGGGCCGCATCCTGCAGATGCACTCCAACAATCGGGAAGAGATTAAGGAAGTGCGCGCTGGCGACATCGCCGCTGCCGTGGGTCTGAAGGATGTCACCACCGGCGACACGCTGTGCGCGCAGGACAAGATCATCACCCTGGAGCGCATGGTGTTCCCGGAGCCGGTGATCTCGATGGCGGTGGAGCCCAAGACCAAGTCGGACCAGGAAAAGATGGGCATGGCCCTGGGCCGTCTGGCGCAGGAAGATCCCTCGTTCCGCGTCAAGACCGACGAAGAATCCGGCCAGACCATCATCTCCGGCATGGGCGAGTTGCACCTGGACATCATCGTCGACCGCATGCGTCGCGAGTTCAACGTCGAGGCCAACGTCGGCAAGCCGCAGGTGGCGTACCGCGAAACGATCCGCAAGTCCGACGTCAAGTCCGACTACAAGCACGCCAAGCAGTCCGGTGGTAAGGGGCAGTACGGTCACGTGGTGATCGAGCTGTCGCCGATGAGCGAGGAGGATCGCAAGAGCGACAACGTCAAGGACGATTTCCTCTTCATCAACGACATCACCGGCGGCATCATCCCGAAGGAATTCATCCCCTCGGTCGAAAAGGGCCTGCGCGAGACGATCACCAGTGGTCCGATCGCCGGCTTCCCGGTGGTGGGCGTGAAGGTCAAGCTGGTGTTCGGCTCGTACCACGACGTCGACTCCTCGGAAATGGCGTTCAAGCTGGCCGCGTCGATGGCGTTCAAGCAGGGCTTTGCGAAAGCCAGCCCGGTGTTGCTGGAGCCGATCATGAAGGTCGAAATCGTCAGCCCGGAGGATTACCTGGGTGACGTGATGGGCGACGTGAGCCGTCGTCGTGGCGTGCTGCAGGGTCAGGACGACAGCCCGTCGGGCAAGATCATCAACGCGATGATCCCGCTGGGCGAGATGTTCGGCTACGCGACCTCGCTGCGCTCGATGAGCCAGGGTCGTGCGACGTTCTCGATGGAATTCGACCATTACGAAGAGGCACCGGCCAACATCGCCGACGCCGTCACCAAGAAGGGCTGA
- the tuf gene encoding elongation factor Tu — protein sequence MAKAKFERTKLHVNVGTIGHVDHGKTTLTAALTKIGAERFGGEFKAYDAIDAAPEEKARGITISTAHVEYESPNRHYAHVDCPGHADYVKNMITGAAQMDGAILVCSAADGPMPQTREHILLSRQVGVPHIVVFLNKADMVDDAELLELVEMEVRELLSKYDFPGDDTPIIHGSARLALDGDQSDIGVPAILKLVDALDSFIPDPTRDVDRPFLMPVEDVFSISGRGTVVTGRIERGIIKVGDEIEIVGIRDTQKTTVTGVEMFRKLLDQGQAGDNAGLLLRGTKRDDVERGQVLCKPGSIKPHTEFEAEVYVLSKDEGGRHTPFFKGYRPQFYFRTTDITGACQLPEGVEMVMPGDNVKMVVTLINPVAMDEGLRFAIREGGRTVGAGVVAKVIK from the coding sequence ATGGCAAAAGCTAAATTCGAGCGCACCAAGCTGCACGTCAATGTCGGCACCATCGGTCACGTTGACCATGGCAAGACCACGTTGACCGCTGCGCTGACCAAGATCGGTGCAGAGCGTTTCGGTGGCGAGTTCAAGGCGTACGACGCGATCGACGCAGCGCCGGAAGAGAAGGCGCGCGGCATCACGATTTCGACCGCACACGTCGAATACGAATCCCCGAACCGCCATTACGCTCACGTTGACTGCCCCGGCCACGCCGACTACGTCAAGAACATGATCACCGGTGCGGCGCAGATGGACGGCGCGATCCTGGTGTGTTCGGCCGCTGACGGCCCGATGCCGCAGACCCGTGAGCACATCCTGCTGTCGCGTCAGGTCGGTGTGCCGCACATCGTCGTGTTCCTGAACAAGGCCGACATGGTCGACGACGCCGAGCTGCTCGAGCTGGTCGAAATGGAAGTGCGCGAGCTGCTGAGCAAGTACGACTTCCCGGGCGACGACACCCCGATCATCCATGGTTCGGCGCGTCTGGCGCTGGACGGTGATCAGAGCGACATCGGCGTGCCGGCGATCCTGAAGCTGGTCGATGCGCTGGACAGCTTCATTCCGGATCCGACCCGCGACGTCGATCGCCCGTTCCTGATGCCGGTCGAAGACGTGTTCTCGATCTCTGGTCGCGGCACCGTGGTGACCGGTCGTATCGAGCGCGGCATCATCAAGGTCGGCGACGAAATCGAAATCGTCGGTATCCGCGACACGCAGAAGACCACGGTCACCGGCGTTGAAATGTTCCGCAAGCTGCTGGACCAGGGTCAGGCGGGCGACAATGCCGGTCTGCTGCTGCGCGGTACCAAGCGTGACGACGTCGAGCGCGGCCAGGTGCTGTGCAAGCCGGGTTCGATCAAGCCGCATACCGAGTTCGAAGCCGAAGTCTACGTGCTGTCCAAGGATGAGGGTGGCCGTCATACCCCGTTCTTCAAGGGCTACCGTCCGCAGTTCTACTTCCGCACCACCGACATCACTGGCGCCTGCCAGCTGCCGGAAGGTGTGGAAATGGTGATGCCGGGCGACAACGTGAAGATGGTCGTGACCCTGATCAACCCGGTCGCGATGGACGAAGGTCTGCGCTTCGCCATCCGTGAAGGCGGCCGTACCGTCGGCGCCGGCGTGGTTGCCAAGGTCATCAAGTAA
- the rpsJ gene encoding 30S ribosomal protein S10: MSEQKIRIRLKAFDHRLIDRSASEIVETAKRTGAQVRGPIPLPTKIERYTILVSPHADKDARDQYETRTHKRVLDIVDPNDKTVDALMKLELAAGVDVQIKLT, from the coding sequence ATGTCGGAACAAAAGATCCGGATTCGGTTGAAGGCGTTCGATCATCGTTTGATCGACCGTTCGGCCAGCGAGATCGTCGAAACGGCTAAGCGGACCGGCGCGCAAGTGCGTGGCCCGATCCCGTTGCCGACCAAGATCGAACGTTACACCATCCTCGTATCCCCGCATGCCGACAAGGATGCGCGTGACCAATACGAAACCCGCACGCACAAGCGTGTGCTCGATATCGTCGACCCCAACGACAAGACCGTGGACGCGCTGATGAAGCTCGAGCTCGCGGCTGGCGTCGACGTACAGATCAAGTTGACCTGA
- the rplC gene encoding 50S ribosomal protein L3: protein MTKKYSLGFVGRKAGMSRVFTEDGRSVPVTLIEATPNRIAQIKTVETDGYSAVQITVGARRAALVNKPAAGHFAKAKVEAGRGLWEFRVEDAQLGDFAVGGEIKADIFEVGQKVDVQGVTKGKGFQGTIKRYNFRMGDATHGNSLSHRAPGSLGQRQTPGRVFPGKKMSGHMGAVQQSTQNLEVVKVDVERGLIAIRGAVPGAAGGDVIVRPASKA from the coding sequence ATGACGAAGAAATATTCGTTGGGCTTCGTGGGCCGCAAGGCTGGCATGAGCCGCGTCTTCACTGAAGACGGCCGCTCGGTGCCGGTTACGCTGATCGAAGCAACTCCGAACCGCATCGCGCAGATCAAGACCGTTGAAACCGACGGTTACAGCGCAGTGCAGATTACCGTTGGCGCGCGTCGCGCCGCACTGGTCAACAAGCCGGCCGCCGGTCACTTCGCCAAGGCGAAGGTCGAAGCGGGTCGTGGCTTGTGGGAATTCCGCGTTGAAGATGCGCAGCTCGGCGATTTCGCCGTCGGCGGCGAAATCAAGGCGGACATCTTCGAAGTCGGCCAGAAGGTCGACGTCCAGGGCGTCACCAAGGGTAAGGGTTTCCAGGGCACCATCAAGCGCTACAACTTCCGTATGGGCGATGCAACTCACGGTAACTCGCTGTCGCATCGCGCGCCGGGTTCGTTGGGTCAGCGCCAGACCCCGGGTCGCGTTTTCCCGGGCAAGAAGATGTCGGGCCACATGGGCGCCGTGCAGCAAAGCACGCAGAACCTGGAAGTGGTCAAGGTCGACGTCGAGCGTGGTCTGATTGCTATCCGCGGCGCCGTGCCTGGCGCAGCTGGTGGCGACGTGATCGTCCGTCCGGCGAGCAAGGCATAA
- the rplD gene encoding 50S ribosomal protein L4: protein MELVITGSNNKVSVSDAVFGREFSEDLVHQVVVAYRNAGRAGTKAQKTRSEVAGTTKKSKKQKGGGARHGALTAPIFVGGGVTFAAKPRSFEQKVNRKMYRAAICAIFSELNRQGRLMIVDAFDVETTKTQGLIEKLKGLDVGKRPLIVTEEASEHLYLSARNLPYVQVRDVQGLDPVALVGADTVVITADAVKKVEEWLA from the coding sequence ATGGAACTCGTTATCACGGGTAGCAACAACAAGGTCTCGGTCTCCGATGCCGTGTTCGGTCGCGAATTCAGCGAAGATCTGGTTCACCAGGTCGTCGTCGCTTATCGCAATGCCGGTCGCGCTGGTACCAAGGCACAGAAGACGCGTTCGGAAGTTGCGGGCACGACCAAGAAGTCGAAGAAGCAGAAGGGCGGCGGTGCGCGTCATGGCGCGCTGACGGCTCCGATCTTCGTCGGCGGCGGCGTGACCTTCGCGGCCAAGCCGCGCAGCTTCGAGCAGAAAGTCAACCGCAAGATGTACCGTGCGGCCATCTGCGCGATCTTCTCTGAGCTTAACCGCCAGGGTCGCCTGATGATCGTCGATGCGTTCGACGTCGAAACCACCAAGACCCAGGGTCTGATCGAAAAGCTGAAGGGACTGGACGTGGGCAAGCGCCCGCTGATCGTCACCGAAGAAGCTTCCGAGCACCTGTATCTGTCCGCCCGCAATCTGCCGTATGTGCAGGTGCGTGATGTGCAGGGTCTGGATCCGGTCGCTCTGGTCGGGGCCGATACGGTCGTGATCACCGCCGATGCGGTCAAGAAGGTCGAGGAGTGGCTGGCATGA
- the rplW gene encoding 50S ribosomal protein L23 — MSSNEKIFSVLRAPRVSEKTARLQEISNQYVFEVSNEATKADVKAAVEQLFDVKVKAVNVVNVKGKSKSFRNRAGSRGNWRKAYVRLVDGQSIDVTAKA; from the coding sequence ATGAGCAGCAACGAAAAAATCTTCAGCGTGCTGCGTGCTCCGCGAGTCTCTGAAAAGACCGCGCGCCTGCAGGAAATCTCCAACCAGTATGTCTTCGAAGTTTCGAACGAAGCCACCAAGGCCGATGTAAAGGCCGCGGTTGAGCAGTTGTTCGACGTCAAGGTCAAGGCAGTCAACGTGGTCAACGTCAAGGGCAAGAGCAAGTCCTTCCGTAACCGTGCTGGCAGCCGTGGCAATTGGCGCAAGGCGTACGTCCGCCTGGTTGATGGTCAGTCCATCGACGTAACGGCCAAGGCCTGA